The following are from one region of the Planctomonas sp. JC2975 genome:
- a CDS encoding alpha-L-fucosidase yields MELQYGAQTLERRDDPTIRAFRHDRFGQFIHWGLYALPAGAWNGTTYDFAAEFLPKSARIDDADWQAIAADFTVEHFDAKAWARTAKAMGARYVTVTAKHHDGFCLWPSAFSDTTVAATPHGRDLLGEIVEAYEEEGLAVHLYYSVLDWHHPDWRYRIDSPDDEIAFARFLEFAQNQLRELATRYPTVRGFWFDGTWDESVKANGWWTLEVERMLKQLIPGVMVNSRLRADEHGARHHDSNGDMMGDFFSGYERRLPDAWDRSVAAHDWEACMTIPQGSWGYHEGAAAAASRKKPSELIEQLAHIVSLDGNLLLNFGPMGDGALPGFEVETAAAIGDWMEVNGAAIHGCGMARDWDYPGWGHYTHNAETGVTYAIVTRIPVTGVIKPVLPVGTRLRSVTALATSAPVEARLLDERTISVDVPRESSVPLVYAIEVERDETQRQTVEVNPDVAEAPAAAKTASVKL; encoded by the coding sequence ATGGAGTTGCAGTACGGCGCACAGACTCTGGAACGCCGCGACGATCCGACCATCAGGGCCTTCAGGCACGATCGCTTCGGGCAGTTCATCCACTGGGGGCTCTACGCATTGCCCGCCGGCGCCTGGAACGGCACGACCTACGACTTCGCGGCCGAGTTCCTGCCCAAGTCGGCCCGCATCGACGACGCGGACTGGCAGGCGATCGCCGCGGACTTCACCGTCGAGCACTTCGACGCGAAGGCGTGGGCCCGCACGGCCAAGGCCATGGGGGCACGGTACGTGACCGTCACCGCCAAGCACCACGACGGGTTCTGCCTGTGGCCGAGCGCGTTCAGCGACACGACGGTGGCTGCCACCCCGCACGGACGCGACCTGCTCGGCGAGATCGTCGAGGCGTACGAGGAGGAGGGACTGGCCGTCCATCTCTATTACTCGGTTCTGGACTGGCACCATCCGGACTGGCGCTACCGCATCGACAGCCCCGACGACGAGATCGCCTTCGCCCGGTTCCTCGAGTTCGCGCAGAACCAGTTGCGCGAACTCGCCACCAGGTATCCGACCGTTCGCGGCTTCTGGTTCGACGGCACGTGGGACGAATCCGTGAAGGCGAACGGCTGGTGGACCCTCGAGGTGGAGCGGATGCTGAAGCAGCTCATCCCGGGCGTCATGGTGAACAGCAGGCTGCGGGCCGACGAGCACGGCGCCCGCCACCACGACTCCAACGGCGACATGATGGGCGACTTCTTCAGCGGATACGAGCGCAGGCTCCCCGACGCCTGGGACCGTTCCGTCGCCGCGCACGACTGGGAAGCGTGCATGACCATCCCGCAGGGATCGTGGGGCTACCACGAGGGAGCCGCTGCCGCGGCGTCGCGGAAGAAGCCGAGCGAGCTCATCGAGCAGCTCGCGCACATCGTCAGCCTCGACGGCAATCTGCTCCTGAACTTCGGCCCCATGGGTGATGGCGCCCTCCCCGGTTTCGAGGTGGAGACCGCAGCGGCCATCGGCGACTGGATGGAGGTGAACGGCGCCGCCATCCACGGCTGCGGAATGGCGCGCGACTGGGACTATCCCGGCTGGGGGCACTACACGCACAACGCCGAGACGGGCGTGACCTACGCGATCGTCACCAGGATCCCGGTCACCGGGGTGATCAAGCCCGTTCTCCCGGTCGGCACCCGGCTGCGGTCGGTGACGGCGCTCGCGACGAGCGCACCGGTCGAGGCCCGGCTGCTCGACGAGCGCACCATCTCCGTCGACGTGCCGCGCGAGTCATCCGTTCCGCTGGTCTACGCCATCGAGGTGGAGCGCGACGAGACACAGCGGCAGACCGTCGAGGTCAACCCCGACGTGGCGGAGGCACCGGCTGCCGCGAAGACCGCGTCGGTAAAGCTCTGA
- a CDS encoding DUF2264 domain-containing protein translates to MIRGLRLPELDLERSPSTGWGREHWTAVADHWLSQVRSFSSPEGAMTRLPGRVTEDGVRRECMETVGRSFLLAAPRIAGASDAAAEEQLEWYSRALLAGTRPGGDEEWPTGVTCRTPLPGVTNSIVEAANIAFGLHVTREKLWDRLGRNDQRQLATWLLHHARAEVWQNNWQLFPAMAEGFLRSVGEDVSGTIGHRNVARVESWYLGDGWYTDGPEHSIDYYNAWAIHPYLWAWYRMTDTVDTLEGQRHLERLASFVGSYSRMFAPDGSVLHFGRSLTYRTAVLASLWCAEISGVNPLSPGTTRRLASGVLSRFTDKGVGVDGPLGLGWYEPFEPMCQDYSGFGSPYLAGIGFLGLALPADAPVWTQPEQEQPSDGNAFQAGMPDTGFVLASPGDGIVRLVNHGTDHVGIPVGRDVDSDDPHYAKFAYSTHTAPGTAQAWNDNVDSHFALLDDDGNASRRSAIRGSRVEGTVAGSVHLPQLYRKLFDGCSVTTVSFVEGIYEVRAHLVESPVVRRVREGGFAVADAEPLGGDASDSTAWVRGAESVTAAVIGLHGWDEAVVFRYQGANAMGPHSATPALFGSTVHGSSVFVTLHVLTTTEDPRPDEWASAVDVEVAGSTVRVRWTNGSTVDCDLVTFVPWDHHTGPKSANL, encoded by the coding sequence GTGATACGTGGCCTGCGTCTGCCGGAGCTCGACCTCGAGCGATCGCCGAGCACGGGCTGGGGGCGCGAGCACTGGACTGCGGTGGCCGACCACTGGCTGTCGCAGGTGCGGAGCTTCTCCAGTCCAGAGGGCGCGATGACCCGGCTTCCCGGTCGGGTGACCGAAGACGGAGTGCGGCGCGAATGCATGGAGACGGTGGGCAGGTCGTTCCTGCTCGCCGCTCCGCGCATCGCCGGCGCGTCCGACGCAGCGGCCGAGGAACAACTGGAGTGGTATTCGAGAGCGCTGCTGGCCGGCACTCGTCCGGGCGGGGACGAGGAATGGCCGACAGGGGTCACGTGTCGCACCCCGCTGCCCGGGGTGACGAATTCCATCGTGGAGGCGGCGAACATCGCGTTCGGCCTGCACGTCACCCGTGAGAAGCTCTGGGACCGTCTCGGCCGGAACGACCAGCGCCAGCTCGCGACCTGGCTTCTGCACCATGCGAGGGCAGAGGTGTGGCAGAACAACTGGCAGTTGTTCCCCGCCATGGCCGAAGGATTCCTCCGCTCGGTCGGCGAGGACGTCAGCGGAACGATCGGTCACCGGAACGTGGCAAGGGTTGAGTCGTGGTACCTCGGCGACGGCTGGTACACGGACGGACCCGAGCACTCGATCGACTACTACAACGCGTGGGCGATCCACCCCTATCTCTGGGCGTGGTACCGCATGACCGACACGGTGGACACGCTGGAGGGGCAGCGCCACCTCGAGCGCCTCGCATCCTTCGTTGGCTCGTATTCGCGCATGTTCGCGCCGGACGGATCGGTGCTGCACTTCGGCCGGTCGCTCACGTACCGCACGGCGGTGCTCGCCTCGCTGTGGTGCGCGGAGATCTCCGGGGTCAATCCGCTGTCCCCGGGGACGACGCGGCGCCTGGCATCCGGTGTTCTCTCCCGCTTCACCGACAAGGGCGTCGGCGTCGACGGTCCCCTCGGCCTCGGCTGGTACGAACCGTTCGAACCGATGTGCCAGGACTACAGCGGCTTCGGGTCTCCGTACCTCGCCGGCATCGGATTCCTCGGCCTCGCGCTGCCCGCCGACGCGCCGGTGTGGACGCAGCCGGAGCAGGAGCAGCCCAGCGACGGGAACGCCTTCCAGGCCGGGATGCCCGACACCGGATTCGTCCTCGCGTCGCCAGGAGACGGCATCGTGCGGCTCGTCAACCACGGAACCGACCACGTCGGCATCCCGGTGGGCCGCGATGTGGACTCCGACGATCCGCACTACGCGAAGTTCGCGTACTCGACGCACACGGCGCCGGGCACCGCCCAGGCGTGGAACGACAACGTCGACTCCCACTTCGCGCTGCTCGACGACGACGGCAACGCCAGTCGGCGCAGCGCCATTCGGGGATCCCGCGTCGAGGGCACCGTCGCGGGATCCGTCCACCTGCCGCAGCTGTACCGCAAGCTCTTCGACGGGTGCTCCGTGACGACGGTGTCGTTCGTCGAGGGGATCTACGAGGTGCGCGCCCACCTTGTCGAGTCGCCAGTCGTGCGCAGGGTCCGCGAGGGCGGATTCGCCGTGGCCGATGCCGAGCCGCTCGGCGGCGACGCTTCGGATTCGACCGCCTGGGTGCGCGGCGCCGAATCCGTGACCGCGGCCGTCATCGGATTGCACGGCTGGGACGAAGCCGTGGTCTTCCGCTACCAGGGCGCCAACGCCATGGGCCCGCACTCGGCGACACCCGCGCTGTTCGGCAGCACCGTGCACGGATCGAGCGTCTTCGTCACGCTGCACGTGCTCACCACGACCGAGGATCCGCGGCCCGACGAGTGGGCATCCGCCGTCGACGTCGAAGTGGCGGGCAGCACCGTGCGCGTGCGTTGGACGAACGGATCCACCGTCGACTGCGATCTCGTGACCTTCGTGCCGTGGGACCACCACACCGGCCCCAAGTCCGCCAACCTCTGA
- a CDS encoding carbohydrate ABC transporter permease has product MASETALVQTKPAQRKRRPSAVDARPAWMEKPSALGRVGKVIAVVVISILTIYPFLTVISTSLSDSTDIANANGLVLFPLHPTFAAYQTIFAGGVVTAALVRSILITVIGTILSLAATVGMAYGLSRRDLAFGKFILLVALFTMLFSPGIIPSFLMVKQLGLLGSYAALILPVLVSAFNLVVVRSFFMGLPQELFEAARIDGAGDFRILTTIVLPLSKGVLAVVGLFYAVAYWNAFFNAMLYLDSDKWPLAMILRQYVLLGSPLDTATVGEISAPSQAIEMAVVVISLVPILLVYPFLQKYFTKGVLTGAVKG; this is encoded by the coding sequence GTGGCAAGTGAAACCGCTCTCGTTCAGACGAAGCCGGCGCAACGCAAGCGGCGCCCGAGTGCCGTGGATGCCCGCCCCGCGTGGATGGAGAAGCCCTCGGCACTGGGCAGGGTCGGCAAGGTGATCGCCGTCGTGGTGATCAGCATCCTGACGATCTATCCGTTCCTCACCGTCATCTCCACGAGCCTGTCGGACAGCACGGACATCGCGAACGCGAACGGACTGGTGCTCTTCCCGCTGCATCCGACCTTCGCCGCGTATCAGACGATCTTTGCGGGCGGGGTCGTGACGGCGGCGCTCGTGCGCAGCATCCTCATCACCGTGATCGGCACGATCCTGTCGCTGGCGGCCACGGTCGGTATGGCGTACGGCCTGTCCCGTCGCGACCTGGCCTTCGGCAAGTTCATCCTGCTCGTCGCACTCTTCACCATGTTGTTCAGCCCCGGCATCATCCCGAGCTTCCTCATGGTCAAGCAGCTCGGGCTGCTGGGCAGCTACGCGGCGCTCATCCTCCCCGTGCTGGTGTCGGCGTTCAACCTCGTCGTCGTGCGCTCGTTCTTCATGGGGCTGCCGCAGGAACTGTTCGAGGCGGCGCGGATCGACGGTGCTGGTGACTTCCGCATCCTCACCACGATCGTTCTGCCGCTGTCGAAGGGCGTGCTCGCCGTCGTCGGACTGTTCTACGCGGTCGCGTATTGGAACGCGTTCTTCAACGCGATGCTCTACCTCGACAGCGACAAGTGGCCGCTGGCCATGATCCTGCGGCAGTACGTGCTGCTCGGGTCCCCGCTCGACACGGCGACCGTCGGAGAGATCTCGGCACCGTCCCAGGCCATCGAGATGGCCGTCGTCGTGATCAGTCTCGTTCCGATCCTGCTCGTCTACCCGTTCCTGCAGAAGTACTTCACCAAGGGCGTCCTGACCGGCGCCGTCAAGGGCTGA
- the tdh gene encoding L-threonine 3-dehydrogenase, which yields MKALFKPERGPGLEFVDRPDPVAGPDEVTIRVLRTGICGTDLHILRWDDWAASSVNAPLIPGHEFFGEVVEVGPLVHDVAVGDLVSGEGHIVCGMCRNCRAGRRQMCIRTKGLGVQRDGAFAEYLTLPGTNVWVHHSSIDPDVGAIFDPLGNAVHTALAFPVVGEDVLVTGCGPIGLMAIAVARHVGARFIVGTDVSAPRLELARDMGADYTVDVSTTPIADAQTALGMREGFDVGFEMSGSPSALPQMIENMNHGGRIAMLGLASGPFSIDWGKVVTHMLTLKGIYGREMFETWNAMGAMLQTSAVLRDAIASVISERFPAREWERGFEAAAAGGTGKIILDWTQL from the coding sequence ATGAAGGCATTGTTCAAACCCGAACGCGGCCCCGGGCTGGAGTTCGTGGACCGTCCGGATCCGGTGGCCGGCCCCGATGAGGTGACCATCCGGGTGCTGCGCACGGGAATATGCGGCACGGACCTGCACATTCTGCGCTGGGACGACTGGGCGGCGTCTTCCGTGAACGCCCCACTCATCCCCGGTCACGAGTTCTTCGGCGAGGTGGTCGAAGTCGGACCGCTCGTGCACGACGTGGCCGTCGGGGACCTCGTCTCCGGCGAGGGGCACATCGTGTGCGGTATGTGCCGGAACTGCCGGGCGGGCCGGCGGCAGATGTGCATCCGCACCAAGGGTCTCGGAGTGCAGCGCGACGGCGCCTTCGCCGAGTACCTCACTCTGCCCGGCACCAACGTGTGGGTGCACCACTCCTCCATCGATCCTGATGTCGGCGCGATCTTCGATCCGCTCGGCAACGCCGTGCACACCGCCCTGGCCTTCCCCGTGGTTGGCGAGGACGTGCTGGTCACGGGATGCGGCCCGATCGGCCTCATGGCCATCGCGGTCGCACGACACGTCGGCGCCCGGTTCATCGTCGGCACCGACGTGAGCGCCCCGCGGCTCGAGCTCGCGCGCGACATGGGCGCCGACTACACGGTCGATGTCTCGACCACCCCGATCGCCGACGCGCAGACGGCGCTCGGGATGCGCGAAGGGTTCGACGTCGGGTTCGAGATGAGCGGCTCACCGAGCGCGCTCCCGCAGATGATCGAGAACATGAACCACGGCGGTCGCATCGCCATGCTGGGTCTCGCCTCCGGGCCGTTCTCCATCGACTGGGGCAAGGTCGTGACGCACATGCTCACGCTCAAGGGCATCTACGGACGCGAGATGTTCGAGACGTGGAACGCGATGGGCGCCATGCTGCAGACCAGCGCCGTGCTGCGGGATGCGATCGCCTCCGTCATCTCCGAGCGTTTCCCCGCCCGCGAGTGGGAACGTGGTTTCGAGGCCGCCGCGGCCGGCGGCACGGGCAAGATCATCCTGGATTGGACACAGCTGTGA
- a CDS encoding RICIN domain-containing protein encodes MHHKPGPRRRVSARIRVLAPLAVVTTAVLAAVPAAGFADSATTPPQYTAAQTGKLNGGLLSDIAGSAFVDKDGQFHWSNGDTPYDTNPAHAWANTFTNTDLGAVSSGMGTTTTKKTAAAYYADPGTICYQLDKDGTHPVPSPQQDDHCDVIGVRVDQAGTWHALLNDEFQFDPWSTSGPTATVAQKIATANHNNRILLATSTDKGASWQYAGPALTSAWDDDQVIDGAASPGTSYPFGNSGCRLYVDYSSGYFYITYNVKIYKKPASSTLASWTEMARAPISGGMASGTWQKWYDGAWSQPGIGGIDGNVNSIGGLNVAYDPTTDAISWNGTGANSAVSYQGAQVQSDHIAVFSDDSGNSYTVNTLAHTMVNNATGQAVPGRTVKYTDPTTGMNMWIRVLDDVYVNGVKTVTGGLYVTQTDPKTGASQTVDLITGSGYFKNAQGHIYLPAVNNESAISYNAYAGMYRIVGYDGNVYETADLGDPNSWKVVGTMPTGSNGGYLTSLDDGSLTNQNVTGRSFLTISDLNGTVVDIDQTAAADGSVASKEYVPSDTDGNAVTADGSYILRVGGKAVNANGGPSLVGGNGAATSSSSWQLVPVADPNSTGQNSGFFRLVNPATGKDLQIAGDGIAAQRAMGAVAKVGDQQPNGTAMSSTSLGSTGGSDQWYLQRVATHGTSVAGSTTYRLVNRNSGLALQFAAGRMRLAQQAPGDAGQYVTLAAR; translated from the coding sequence ATGCACCACAAACCCGGCCCGCGACGACGCGTGTCGGCACGCATCCGCGTGCTCGCTCCATTGGCCGTCGTCACCACCGCGGTGCTCGCCGCAGTGCCCGCAGCGGGGTTCGCCGACAGCGCGACCACCCCGCCTCAGTACACGGCAGCCCAGACCGGTAAGCTCAACGGCGGACTCCTGTCAGACATCGCCGGCTCGGCGTTCGTCGACAAGGACGGCCAGTTCCACTGGTCCAACGGCGATACGCCGTACGACACGAATCCCGCGCACGCGTGGGCGAACACGTTCACGAACACCGATCTCGGCGCGGTGAGCTCCGGCATGGGAACGACGACCACGAAGAAGACGGCAGCCGCGTACTACGCCGATCCCGGCACCATCTGCTACCAGCTCGACAAGGACGGGACGCACCCCGTCCCGTCGCCCCAGCAGGACGACCACTGCGACGTGATCGGCGTGCGGGTGGATCAGGCGGGCACCTGGCATGCGCTGCTCAACGACGAGTTCCAGTTCGACCCGTGGTCGACGTCCGGTCCTACGGCCACGGTGGCCCAGAAGATCGCGACCGCGAACCACAACAACCGCATTCTGCTCGCGACGTCGACCGACAAGGGTGCGTCATGGCAGTACGCGGGACCGGCACTCACCTCGGCATGGGATGACGACCAGGTCATCGACGGCGCGGCGTCTCCCGGCACGTCGTATCCGTTCGGGAACTCCGGATGCCGGCTCTACGTCGACTACTCGTCCGGGTACTTCTACATCACCTACAACGTCAAGATCTACAAGAAGCCCGCGTCGTCGACACTGGCCAGCTGGACCGAGATGGCGCGCGCGCCGATCAGCGGCGGCATGGCATCCGGCACCTGGCAGAAGTGGTACGACGGAGCCTGGTCGCAGCCCGGCATCGGTGGCATCGACGGCAACGTGAACTCCATCGGCGGACTGAACGTGGCGTACGACCCGACGACCGATGCGATCTCGTGGAACGGCACGGGAGCGAACTCCGCGGTGTCGTACCAGGGAGCGCAGGTGCAGAGCGACCACATCGCCGTCTTCTCCGACGACTCCGGCAACTCCTACACGGTGAACACGCTGGCGCACACGATGGTGAACAACGCGACGGGTCAGGCCGTGCCGGGCCGCACCGTGAAGTACACCGATCCGACGACCGGCATGAACATGTGGATCAGAGTCCTCGATGATGTGTACGTGAACGGTGTGAAGACCGTCACCGGCGGCCTCTACGTCACGCAGACCGATCCGAAGACGGGTGCATCGCAGACCGTCGACCTGATCACCGGCAGCGGGTACTTCAAGAACGCGCAGGGACACATCTACCTGCCGGCGGTGAACAACGAGTCAGCGATCAGCTACAACGCCTACGCCGGGATGTACCGCATCGTCGGATACGACGGCAACGTGTACGAGACCGCCGACCTCGGCGACCCGAACTCGTGGAAGGTCGTCGGCACGATGCCGACGGGATCGAACGGTGGATACCTCACGTCGCTCGACGACGGCAGCCTGACGAACCAGAACGTCACCGGACGCTCGTTCCTGACGATCTCCGACCTGAACGGCACGGTGGTGGACATCGACCAGACGGCAGCGGCCGACGGGTCGGTCGCGAGCAAGGAGTACGTGCCGAGCGACACGGACGGCAACGCCGTCACGGCGGACGGCTCGTACATCCTCCGCGTCGGCGGCAAGGCGGTGAACGCCAACGGCGGACCGTCCCTGGTCGGCGGCAACGGCGCGGCGACGAGTTCGTCGTCGTGGCAACTCGTGCCGGTTGCCGATCCGAATTCGACGGGCCAGAACAGCGGATTCTTCCGTCTCGTGAACCCGGCGACCGGCAAGGACCTGCAGATCGCAGGTGACGGGATCGCGGCGCAGAGGGCCATGGGCGCCGTCGCGAAGGTCGGCGACCAGCAGCCCAACGGAACTGCGATGTCGTCGACCAGCCTCGGATCCACCGGCGGAAGCGACCAGTGGTACCTGCAGCGCGTCGCCACCCACGGCACCTCGGTGGCCGGCTCCACGACGTACCGTCTCGTGAACCGCAACAGCGGGCTCGCACTCCAGTTCGCGGCTGGGCGGATGCGGCTCGCGCAGCAAGCCCCGGGTGACGCCGGCCAGTACGTCACCTTGGCCGCGCGGTAG
- a CDS encoding Gfo/Idh/MocA family oxidoreductase — MSENSNDLRIGVVGFGLRGSLAREAHRPGAGSAVTVVCDTSERGRADAAAAFPDAVVTDSLDRLLASGVDAVLVLTPDHLHASVAIPVLEAGVAVLCEKPLATTIADCDAILETARRTGSRLYVGHNMRHMPVITLMRRLIQEGRIGEVKAVWCRHFVGNGGDFYFKDWHADRSKSVGLLLQKGAHDIDVIHWLANAYTERVQAVGSLSVYGDIADRREHVGERMWDWYSLDNWPPTEQTGLNPVVDVEDISQLNLVLDGGVLASYQQCHFTPDYWRNYTVIGTEGRLENMGDGSGDEVRLWNTRRNGAGPADETFIVPQAQGGHGGADSLLIDEFTAFVRDGGRTATSPIAARNAVATGIRATESLRGSGCLLDVPRLDADLVDYFEAGQPAAAASV, encoded by the coding sequence TTGAGTGAGAACAGCAACGACCTGAGGATCGGCGTCGTGGGCTTCGGCCTGCGCGGAAGCCTGGCGCGTGAGGCGCACCGGCCGGGGGCGGGATCCGCCGTGACCGTCGTCTGCGACACGAGCGAGAGGGGCAGGGCCGATGCCGCAGCGGCGTTCCCGGATGCCGTCGTGACGGACTCGCTCGACCGGCTGCTGGCATCCGGAGTGGATGCCGTGCTCGTGCTCACCCCCGACCACCTGCACGCGAGCGTCGCCATACCGGTGCTCGAGGCGGGCGTCGCCGTACTGTGCGAGAAGCCGCTCGCGACCACCATCGCGGACTGCGACGCGATCCTCGAGACGGCCAGACGCACAGGGAGCAGGCTCTACGTCGGGCACAACATGCGGCACATGCCCGTCATCACGCTGATGCGCCGGCTCATCCAGGAGGGGCGCATCGGCGAGGTCAAGGCGGTGTGGTGCAGGCACTTCGTCGGCAACGGAGGCGACTTCTACTTCAAGGACTGGCACGCTGACCGGTCGAAGTCCGTCGGACTTCTTCTGCAGAAGGGTGCGCACGACATCGACGTCATCCACTGGCTCGCGAATGCGTACACCGAACGGGTGCAGGCCGTCGGTTCGCTCAGCGTGTACGGAGACATCGCCGACCGGCGCGAGCACGTCGGCGAGCGGATGTGGGACTGGTACAGCCTCGACAACTGGCCCCCCACCGAGCAGACCGGGCTCAACCCGGTCGTCGACGTCGAGGACATCTCGCAGCTCAACCTGGTGCTCGACGGCGGTGTGCTCGCTTCGTATCAGCAGTGCCATTTCACGCCCGATTACTGGCGCAACTACACCGTCATCGGCACCGAGGGACGTCTCGAGAACATGGGGGACGGCTCGGGCGACGAGGTGCGGCTGTGGAACACGCGCCGCAACGGCGCCGGACCTGCCGACGAGACGTTCATCGTCCCTCAGGCGCAGGGCGGCCACGGCGGCGCGGACAGCCTGCTGATCGACGAGTTCACCGCGTTCGTGCGCGATGGCGGGCGAACGGCCACCTCGCCCATCGCTGCCCGCAATGCCGTGGCGACCGGCATCCGGGCGACGGAGTCGCTGCGCGGATCCGGATGCCTGCTCGACGTTCCGCGGCTCGACGCGGACCTCGTCGACTACTTCGAGGCGGGGCAGCCGGCTGCTGCTGCCTCGGTGTGA
- a CDS encoding extracellular solute-binding protein translates to MSTQTTRRTFLSYTALGALAVVTGGSLAGCGSQTALKASSVSTSVLPSYTPVKGLTADLAATAEGVPAAFFNYPKNPFRSVASPFMKGKTVTGITNIFGPPPTDRSSNPAWQAIEKRLGGTVDITSVSSSDYDTKLNTVIAGGNLPDLILNDATAIPNIIGFLESSCQDLTPFLAGDKVKAYPNLANIPQAFWEPTVQNGKLYGVPIPRSMTGGSGFINQTYFTKAGVSDTSKIASADDYLTLAKQLTGANQWAFGSTNFGLVPFMHIFHVPFNWTEKNGKLVKNYETAEWIEAISYVQKLYAAGVIAPGSEGWTKSQMSNAFISGKVAQIYDGLPAYGKPGGYQQTLPAANPDNQAAPFIPFSANGGKAMTWLDNIDFAWTMVKKGSSDHIKLVLQVANFLAAPFGSEEYLLMNYGVEGADYKLDSAGNPIATDQAALDTAVPWKYLAAGPNALYSPQFPDAIKTLHSAYSKLIPIGVADPTANLFSPTNAQKGLTLSQAMTDATNNYIAGRSSLAQLKSAVSDWKSGGGDQIRSEYQKAMKGSKSGSTATPSS, encoded by the coding sequence ATGTCCACCCAGACGACCCGGCGCACCTTCCTCTCCTACACGGCACTCGGTGCGCTGGCTGTCGTGACCGGCGGTTCGCTCGCCGGCTGCGGTTCGCAGACGGCGCTCAAGGCGTCAAGCGTCTCGACCTCGGTTCTGCCGAGCTACACCCCGGTCAAGGGCCTCACCGCCGATCTGGCGGCCACGGCCGAGGGCGTTCCCGCGGCGTTCTTCAACTACCCCAAGAACCCGTTCCGTTCGGTGGCGAGCCCCTTCATGAAGGGCAAGACCGTCACCGGCATCACCAACATCTTCGGACCGCCGCCCACCGACCGCTCCAGCAACCCGGCTTGGCAGGCGATCGAGAAGCGTCTCGGCGGCACGGTGGACATCACGTCGGTGTCCAGCAGCGACTACGACACCAAGCTCAACACCGTCATCGCCGGCGGCAATTTGCCGGACCTCATCCTGAACGACGCCACGGCGATCCCGAACATCATCGGGTTCCTCGAGTCGTCCTGTCAGGACCTCACGCCCTTCCTCGCGGGCGACAAGGTGAAGGCGTACCCGAACCTGGCGAACATCCCGCAGGCGTTCTGGGAACCGACGGTGCAGAACGGAAAGCTCTACGGGGTGCCCATCCCCCGCAGCATGACCGGCGGATCCGGTTTCATCAACCAGACGTACTTCACCAAGGCGGGCGTCTCCGACACCAGCAAGATCGCGAGTGCGGATGACTACCTCACGCTCGCGAAGCAGCTCACGGGTGCGAACCAGTGGGCGTTCGGAAGCACGAACTTCGGCCTCGTGCCGTTCATGCACATCTTCCACGTGCCGTTCAACTGGACCGAGAAGAACGGCAAGCTCGTCAAGAACTACGAGACCGCGGAATGGATCGAGGCCATCTCGTACGTGCAGAAGCTCTACGCGGCCGGCGTGATCGCTCCAGGAAGCGAGGGCTGGACGAAGTCGCAGATGTCGAATGCGTTCATCTCCGGCAAGGTCGCCCAGATCTACGACGGGCTTCCCGCGTACGGCAAGCCGGGCGGATACCAGCAGACCCTGCCGGCCGCGAACCCCGACAACCAGGCTGCCCCGTTCATCCCGTTCAGCGCCAACGGCGGCAAGGCCATGACCTGGCTGGACAACATCGACTTCGCCTGGACGATGGTGAAGAAGGGCAGCTCCGACCACATCAAGCTCGTGCTGCAGGTGGCGAACTTCCTGGCGGCTCCGTTCGGCAGCGAGGAGTACCTGCTGATGAACTACGGCGTCGAGGGCGCCGACTACAAGCTGGACAGCGCAGGCAACCCGATCGCGACCGATCAGGCCGCGCTGGACACCGCTGTGCCGTGGAAGTATCTGGCCGCCGGTCCGAACGCCCTGTACTCTCCGCAGTTCCCCGACGCGATCAAGACGCTGCACAGCGCCTACTCGAAGCTGATCCCGATCGGCGTCGCCGACCCGACCGCGAACCTGTTCAGCCCGACGAACGCGCAGAAGGGGCTCACGCTGTCGCAGGCGATGACGGACGCCACCAACAACTACATCGCGGGCCGCAGCTCACTCGCCCAGCTCAAGAGCGCCGTCTCGGACTGGAAGTCGGGCGGTGGAGACCAGATCCGTTCCGAATACCAGAAGGCCATGAAGGGCTCGAAGAGCGGCTCGACGGCGACCCCGTCGTCCTGA